The following proteins come from a genomic window of Thiothrix unzii:
- a CDS encoding IS256 family transposase, which yields MERLDPKLMDDLLSDCKTPADVKNLYSQLLQRMINRSLEAELDVHLNYDKGERSEAGQRRSNTRNGKGNKTIKGEFGELQVETPRDRDGSFEPKLIQKRQIRLAGMEEHILTLYAKGMTTRDIEDTIKRLYGVDISHTLIAEVTEAVQGEAKAWQTRALDNIYPIVWLDGIVVKVQQDKQVINKSAHVVLAVNLRGEKDVLGIWLAENEGAKFWLSVLTELRHRGVQDIYVACMDGLNGLPEAVNAVFPKTLTQLCMVHMVRASLRYVTAKDTKGVVAALKRIYQSSTAEEAEHELEALDTEWGNKYKAVVRLWRGNWANVIPFFQFQPEIRKVIYTTNAIESLNMSLRKFTRNRRIFPNDSSALKSLYLAVREASQKWSVIHHWKPALQTFLLMFGEERVPLSAL from the coding sequence ATGGAACGCCTCGACCCGAAACTCATGGATGACTTACTCAGCGATTGCAAAACGCCTGCTGATGTCAAAAACCTTTACAGCCAGCTCTTGCAGCGGATGATCAACCGCAGCTTGGAAGCCGAATTGGATGTGCACCTAAACTACGACAAGGGTGAGCGTAGCGAAGCCGGGCAACGGCGCAGCAATACCCGTAACGGCAAAGGCAACAAGACCATCAAAGGCGAATTTGGTGAGTTGCAGGTAGAGACACCGCGTGACCGTGATGGCAGCTTTGAGCCGAAGTTGATACAAAAACGCCAAATACGGTTAGCAGGGATGGAAGAACACATCCTGACGCTGTACGCCAAAGGCATGACCACCCGCGACATCGAAGACACGATCAAACGCCTGTACGGGGTGGACATCTCGCATACGCTGATCGCGGAAGTAACCGAAGCCGTTCAGGGCGAAGCTAAAGCGTGGCAGACGCGAGCACTGGATAATATCTACCCGATTGTCTGGCTCGATGGGATTGTCGTTAAAGTTCAACAAGATAAGCAGGTCATCAATAAATCAGCCCATGTGGTATTGGCGGTCAACTTACGCGGTGAAAAGGACGTGTTGGGCATCTGGTTGGCAGAAAATGAAGGTGCCAAGTTCTGGTTATCGGTCTTGACGGAACTACGCCACCGGGGCGTACAAGACATCTACGTGGCGTGCATGGATGGCTTAAACGGCTTGCCTGAAGCCGTCAACGCGGTCTTCCCCAAAACGCTGACCCAGTTGTGCATGGTACACATGGTTCGCGCCAGCTTGCGCTACGTCACCGCCAAGGATACCAAAGGTGTGGTCGCTGCCCTCAAGCGCATTTACCAGTCCAGCACTGCTGAAGAAGCCGAACACGAACTGGAAGCCCTCGACACCGAATGGGGTAACAAATACAAAGCAGTCGTGCGTCTATGGCGCGGTAACTGGGCGAATGTCATCCCGTTTTTCCAGTTCCAGCCGGAGATCCGCAAAGTGATTTACACCACCAATGCGATTGAATCCCTGAACATGAGTTTGCGCAAGTTTACCCGCAACCGGCGCATCTTTCCCAATGACAGTTCAGCCCTCAAAAGCCTGTATTTGGCGGTACGCGAAGCCTCGCAAAAGTGGTCGGTCATTCACCACTGGAAACCCGCTTTGCAGACTTTTTTACTTATGTTCGGTGAAGAGCGGGTTCCGCTCTCCGCCCTATGA
- a CDS encoding element excision factor XisI family protein — protein sequence MDTENHRAAVKHIIETYARFRPSHGNIRLDTVFDETHDRYALMQAGWDRGRRVRGNLIYITLQDGKVVVEYDGIEHGITDDLIRQGVEEKRL from the coding sequence ATGGATACGGAAAACCACCGAGCAGCGGTAAAGCACATCATTGAAACTTACGCCAGATTTCGCCCTTCTCACGGCAACATTCGGCTGGATACTGTGTTTGATGAAACTCACGACCGTTACGCACTCATGCAAGCGGGCTGGGACAGAGGCAGACGAGTACGTGGCAACCTGATCTACATCACCCTTCAGGATGGCAAAGTAGTGGTCGAATACGACGGCATCGAACACGGCATCACCGATGACTTGATCCGCCAAGGGGTGGAGGAAAAGAGACTGTAA
- a CDS encoding oxidoreductase-like domain-containing protein, whose product MQPSPITEKPQPPAPNECCESGCDPCVWDIYRAALQQWEQAQQDANTDTTKPAA is encoded by the coding sequence ATGCAACCATCACCCATCACCGAAAAGCCACAACCACCCGCCCCCAACGAATGCTGTGAAAGCGGCTGTGACCCCTGCGTGTGGGATATTTACCGCGCAGCATTGCAGCAATGGGAGCAAGCGCAGCAAGACGCAAACACCGACACAACCAAGCCAGCGGCGTAA
- a CDS encoding heavy metal-binding domain-containing protein, whose protein sequence is MIQSTTPTIEGKRITRYHGVVTGEAILGANIFKDFFAGIRDIIGGRSAAYEKELRKAREIAFAEMEAQAQSLGANAVVGIDIDYENITMGNSGGMLMVTVSGTAVNVEG, encoded by the coding sequence ATGATCCAATCCACTACCCCGACTATCGAAGGCAAACGCATCACCCGTTACCACGGTGTCGTCACGGGCGAAGCCATTTTGGGTGCGAACATCTTCAAAGATTTTTTTGCCGGAATTCGCGACATTATCGGCGGACGTTCCGCAGCCTATGAGAAGGAATTGCGCAAAGCCCGTGAAATCGCCTTTGCCGAAATGGAAGCACAGGCGCAAAGTCTGGGTGCAAACGCGGTCGTCGGCATCGACATTGACTACGAAAACATCACGATGGGTAACAGCGGTGGCATGTTAATGGTCACGGTTAGCGGCACGGCTGTAAACGTTGAAGGATAA
- a CDS encoding alpha/beta hydrolase has product MHYLPAVEIEPTSPATAAVIWLHGLGADGHDFVPIIPELGLPPDHGIRFVFPHAPDMPVTVNGGYVMPAWYDILEIDLDRKVDVAQLQASAREVGKLIEREIARGIPSERIVIAGFSQGGAVAYQAALSYPKPLAGLLALSTYFATTDTVALNAANAQLPIHIFHGKQDTIVPDLLALKAYLWLRERGYAPQYSEYPLGHNVFAEEIAEVGRCLRAWLQPMDYKQ; this is encoded by the coding sequence ATGCATTATTTACCTGCTGTCGAAATTGAACCGACCTCCCCCGCTACTGCTGCGGTCATCTGGCTGCACGGTTTGGGCGCGGATGGGCACGATTTTGTGCCGATTATTCCCGAATTGGGTTTGCCGCCCGACCACGGGATTCGGTTTGTTTTTCCGCACGCGCCGGATATGCCCGTAACCGTCAACGGCGGTTATGTAATGCCCGCATGGTATGACATTTTGGAAATCGACCTCGACCGCAAAGTGGATGTGGCGCAATTGCAAGCATCCGCACGCGAGGTGGGCAAGCTGATTGAGCGCGAAATCGCACGCGGCATTCCCAGCGAACGCATTGTGATTGCGGGCTTTTCGCAAGGCGGCGCGGTGGCGTATCAGGCCGCATTGAGTTACCCCAAACCGCTGGCGGGCTTGCTGGCACTGTCGACGTATTTTGCCACGACCGATACGGTTGCGCTGAATGCGGCGAATGCGCAATTACCGATCCACATTTTCCACGGCAAGCAGGACACGATTGTGCCGGATTTACTGGCACTCAAGGCGTATCTCTGGCTGCGTGAGCGCGGGTATGCGCCACAGTATTCGGAATATCCGCTGGGGCATAATGTGTTTGCGGAAGAGATTGCGGAAGTGGGTCGGTGTTTGCGGGCGTGGTTGCAACCAATGGATTACAAACAGTAG
- a CDS encoding HNH endonuclease: MTITADIRQQVRQRAGCACEFCGVTEESAASELTIDHYQPQAKGGSDDLDNLIYSCPKCNSYKSDYWPVDDLPALWNPRVDQATLHFIEAEDGLLYPLTATGRLTVERLRLNRPQLVNNRRQRAERAKELMLLQRANEMVLLLENTNREMSLLMDEQRTLLKEQRDLLRLLLRRR, translated from the coding sequence ATGACCATAACGGCAGATATTCGCCAGCAAGTACGCCAACGGGCAGGCTGTGCCTGTGAGTTTTGTGGCGTTACGGAAGAGAGTGCCGCCAGCGAGTTGACGATTGACCACTATCAGCCACAGGCAAAAGGTGGCAGCGACGACCTTGATAATTTGATCTATAGCTGCCCCAAATGTAACAGCTACAAGTCAGATTATTGGCCTGTCGATGATCTACCTGCTTTGTGGAATCCCCGTGTTGATCAGGCAACATTACATTTCATTGAAGCAGAGGATGGCTTGTTGTATCCCCTTACTGCTACGGGTCGATTGACGGTTGAGCGTTTACGCCTAAACAGACCGCAGTTGGTGAATAACCGTCGGCAACGTGCCGAACGTGCTAAGGAACTGATGTTATTGCAACGCGCCAATGAGATGGTTTTGTTGCTTGAAAACACGAATAGAGAAATGTCGTTACTGATGGATGAGCAGCGTACCTTATTGAAAGAACAGCGGGATTTGCTGCGTCTGTTGTTACGCAGAAGATAG